The segment AGGAGCTTCTGACTGTGGCACACAAACCTCAGGCACCGGTGAGAAACAGGCAACGACGAATGTTCTTCAGTACTTAAACCTGTGCTGAGCTATGACAAACTCAAAGCATACTCGCTATTCCTACCGTACGAACTTAGCCAAATAGCAACACGTGTGCCGTTTGGCAGTTAACGTTAGCAACATCAACATTTGTACCGGTTGGGGTGATCTCTACACCATGAGTGCCTCCATACGGCCTTTTGACTATGCTGCTTCTTTACAAAAGCATGCAATACCCGAAGGCGAGTATCTCAGCCAACACCAAGACGTCCACATAATATGTACTGGTGCGGTTGTGTTCAACGATGAAGGGAAAATTCTCCTCGTCCAGCGTGCCAAGGACGAAAAGGCATTTCCAGACGCATGGGTGAGTCTTGGAAGCAGGAGATGTCGTACAGTGCGCGTGAGGATGACAGGCCCAAGTCCTCGACTTCCCATGCTCATGCACGATCAAGCATCAACGTGCTGACTGATGCTAGGAAATCCCAGGTGGAAAGATGGATGGTACCGATGAGACCATCCTGCACGCAGCAGCACGCGAACTGAAGGAAGAGACGGGCCTCACAGCAACTCGAGTGGTCAGGCAGGTAGCTCAGTTCACGTTCTCTGACGGTTGGGGAGATCGCCCAACCAAGACGTGGCTCAAGGTAGCGTGCTGTACTTGCACTGCAAGAAAACCAAGCTGATCACGTGTCCAGCTGATCTTTCAGTTCGAGGTCGAGGACGCAGAGGCCGTTGTTCTGGACCCCATCGAGCATCAAAGCTACCTCTGGGCGTGTGAGGAAGAGGTTGTGAAGGATCTTGTTGCCGAGAGGAGCACGCCTCTGAGGTACATCTCGCAGCAGAACAAGGACGTTAAGCTAGAGGCGTTCAAGCTACAGcgagaagcagcagcagcttgATTGGTGGGCTGCAAACAGAGCAGTTCTCTACATCCTAGGCGCATCAAGCTGGCCTCGTCACACGATTCCTGCTCACGAGACAAACAAAGACTTTAGCGCTCTTTGCattttgttgttgttgttgttgttgttgttgttgttgttgttgttgttgttgttgttgttgttgttgttgttgttgttgttgttgttgttgataATTGCATCAAGATTCAGTAAAGAGCTCAGGCTGGAATTCCCAGAGCTGATGGCTATAAGAATGCATCCAATGGGGTCAGACGGCGCGAGTTTGCACATGCGATTCAGTTCATGTGACAGAACTCGTGTTCTCCAAATGGCAAAGGAGCCGTACTGCAGTTGCAGCGGGAGACGTGACGTGCAGGCACTCGTGCAACCCACGCCGCCAATGGCAGGCGAGCCGTGCTGGGTTGACGGACAGGGCGATGATCTGGGGAATGCACATGCAGGCGCCGCTGCTCGCGAAGCCTCGGTGAAGGGACTCGCAAGGTCGCGTGGATTTGGCAGCCAGTGCGCGCACCAGAGGCAGCCTGCAGAGTTGGCCAGACAGAGGAAAAGCAGCGTTTCGCGAGGTGTATGGGGATCGCCGTACAAGGCcggaaggaaggaaggaacgAAGAAACCCACTATTGCCTAGCGCAGAGGCGCACTCGAGGGCTCGATCGCGTGTCGCCAAAGTCGCAACTCCCCCAAACCCTCGACTCAGCGACGACAGCATGGCGTCTGGCGGCGAGCACAGCTTCATGGCGCAACCCGCGCAGCCCCCCGCCCCGTCGCCGCTGGCACCGCAGCCCAGCAACGGCGCATCGTAGGTCCCGCGCGCACCCACAGACAGACAGGCGGTGGTAGAGGCTCACAACACCAGCAACAGTCCCACCTCCCAGGCGGTCCCACCCGGCCATCCCTCTTTCAGACGCCAGCGCGCCAGCCGGGCCTGCGAAAGTGAGTCTACCCTGTCTGCCCAGCTGCGTGTGTGCAGGACTTTGTGCCTGAAGAACAGAGGCCGGGGGAGCTGCGGTCCTATAGCTTCGCTTGACTGCCTCGGCACCTCGGTCTGGCGGCGATGGGACGATGATGCGATGATGCGATGATGCGATAACGCGACAAATGCTAACAACAGCAAACAGCATGTCATTCGCGCAAAGTGAGTAATCACGACACCGCCCCGCGTAACGGGCGATAGTAACAGCTGCGCAGGTCCGCTGCGACGCCGCCTCGCTGGGCGTCCCATGCACCAACTGCACCGCCTTCTCCATCGAGTGCCGCATCCCCACGCCCAAGCGCAAGAAGACGCAGACGTCGCGAGCCAAGGAGACGGACGGCGCAAGCGAAGCCGACGACAATGACGGCCGCTCGCCTGCAAGCATCTCGCTCGAGCCGCGCGACAAGGCGACCGTCTCCAACTCGGAGGATGGCACGCCCGCGAACAACTACTCCCACGCCTACGCTGCCCAGCAGGCCGCCCACCACGGCACCTACGTGCAGTTCATGAAGCCCAAGTTTGCACGAGCCCCTATCAAGGAAGCCGGCCGTGTCGCGTATCTGGGCGAATCGTCCAACCTGTCCCTCCTGGTCCACGACCGCTATGGCACCACCGATGTCGTCCATTACCCGCTGCCGGAGAATGTGCGCGGCGCCAAAGCCCGCGTCAACGAGATGGACAACATGGAGATTGAGATTCTGCACCAGAGAGGCGCCTTCCTGCTGCCACCGAGGGCCCTCTGTGACGAGCTGGTCGACGCTTTCTTCAAGTGGGTTGCCCCAGTCGTGCCTGTCATCAACCGCAGCCGCTTCATGCGCCAATACCGCGATCCAAAAAATCCGCCCTCGTTGCTACTGCTGCAGGCTGTCCTGCTGGCCGGCTCGAGAGTCTGCACCAATCCGCAGTTGATGGACTCCAGTGGCTCCACAACGCCAGCTGCCATGACCTTCTACAAGCGTGCAAAGGCCCTGTACGACGCAAACTTCGAAGACGACCGAGTCACCATCGTTCAAGCGCTGATCCTGATGGGCTGGTACTGGGAAGGACCCGAAGGTAAAGACGACCGCAGGCCTCGTGTCGTTGGGCTGGCTGACGCGTTGCAGATGTGACCAAGAACGTCTTCTATTGGACGCGAGTTGCTATTGTTGTGGCACAAGGTTCAGGCATGCACCGAAGGTAGGTGGCGACTGCCACCCCCCCTTTTGGACGAAGCTAACAGCAGCAGTGTCGAGGGGTCGCAGTTGAGCTGGTCAGATAAGCGACTTTGGAAGCGCATCTGGTGGACACTCTACAGCCGAGATCGTTCAGTAGCCGTTGCCCTCGGTAGACCCGTCGCAATCGATCCAGAGGACTCAGACGTAGAGATGATCTCAGAGGACGACTTCATCGATGACGAGGTAGATCGTCCGGCGGAGCACCCGCCCGACCCAGTCCATGTTCAGTTTTTTATCAACTACGTGAAGTTAAGCGAGATCATGGGTCTGGTGCTTTCGCAACAGTACTCAGTTGCCTCCAAATATCGCAGGGCGAATGCCATAGACCTGACCCACAGCGACATGGCTCTTGCTGACTGGCTGCAACACTGCCCACCTGAAGTGCAGTGGGATCGAACACGACACCATTTCTGGGCCGCGCTGTTGCATGCCAACTACTACACCACACTGTGTCTTCTCCACCGTGCGCACATGCCACCCGCCGGCTCACCGAAGACGACCAACCTGGACGGCTTTGGTGAGGAGCACGCGTACCCATCACGAAACATCGCGTACCAGGCCGCAGCTATGATCACGTCAATCATCGAGAACCTCCGAGCGCACGACGAGATACGGTACACTCCTGCCTTCATCGTGTACAGCTTGTTCTCCGCTCTCATCATGCACGTCTACCAGATGAAGTCATCGAATAAGTCGATCGTCTCGGCGACAGAGCAGCGACTGCAGATTTGCTTGGATGCTCTGAGAGAGGTCTCCAAGGTCTGGCTTGTCGCAAAGATGGTACATACGCTCTTTGAGTCTATCTTAGGAAACAAGAACCTCGAAGAGCGCCTGCAGAAAGCCGCGGGCAGGAACCACAAGAAGAACAAGCCGCCCAGCGTACCGCCGCCTCCACCAAAGCCAACGCAAGAGGCTCCGAAGCGCAAGTTTGAAGAGATGGATTTTGGGGGATTCCCAACTATCAATGGCCCACCAGCAGCTCAAGTCTCATACGAACGATCAAGACCCCAGACCCCCGCAGTCACGCCGTCTAGGGAACTCCCGCCTCAACCTCAGCAGATGCCTCAGATGTCAGCTGGATCGCCGCAGATGAACCGCCACAACCACGATACTTTCATGGGTCCATCGCGTTCGGGCACGCGTCCAACTACACCCTTCAACCCTTCTTACTCGTATCCCGGGACGCCTCCTGACTTGTTCTTGATCACTCGTGACACACCCAACATCAGTCAAGAGGTCTGGCAGAACTTTCAGCCGGACCAGTTGTTCCCGGCAGATACCCAGGTCAACTTCCCTCAATCTTCGCAGCAGCACTCTCTAGTTGATCCAGCTTTATCGCAGCCTCAAAACATGCCTATACAGCAACAAccgcaacaacaacaaaacAACGGCAGCATGCCGTCGCAGCCCCAGCAACAGATGCAAAACTCGATAAACGGCCAGTTCGATCAGAGCAACCCACAGGCATGGGCGCAACAAATGGAAATGATGCAACAAAACCAACAGCAGCATGGCGAGCAGGACGATGCCTGGAGTAATAGTTCCGGCGGACGACACAACCCTGTAGTGCCAATGAGTCTCAACGTGGACGACTGGTTCAACTTCTTCGGCATCAATGGTGAAGCCGACATGTCGCACCTTTTCCAAAACGGTCCGTCTTGAGGAGAGCATCTTTTTCTAAAGAACAGCCAGAAGCCATCTATGTTGATCGAACTTGGTGTTGTGAAGGCTTGCATAGCATTGGGCGTTTTTATAATCAGCATCAATCATGGAGCAGGTAAACTCCAAGGGTTCTAGGGGGTGCGTGATAACGCTGTTCAAAATCGCAGCAAGGGCTTAGTATGCTTTGAATGGTAGTGATTGTGCTTGCAACAAGGTCGAGTGTTAGTGGTGAATGTATGGTGCTCTTCTTTCCGCCGCACCATTTGGTGGAAATACCATGTACAAGGTATTCCAGGCCAAAAAGCAATTGTACACGACAAATGGACAGCCAATGCACTACTCCTATCATGTACTTTGCCAAAGATGGATTGTGGCCCCAGTGGCTCTTGGGATGCATTCGGTCAGCCAGCCTTACACTTCGTCACGAACTGCCCAAGGCCCACCTTTCCGCTCTCCCCGCCTGCACACGATCAGCAGCCTAACCCGACTGACGCTGGCGCCTTGGCCGTCTCGCATCAACCTCGCAATACCGCGCGACGGGCACCGACACCAACAGCGTGATTACCGCCTGTTTCGGAAGTAGGGCTCGAGAAACGTACTTTTTTCAGGTCTTTACGCGACGCCACAGCATGAACCGTCCTGGTCAGTCTCCCCCAGATGCTCTTTGAGCCACCACCACGTTTGCGACTCGAAATCGCATGCATACGTACCATAATTGCACTGGAGTCACCTCAACTGCAGCCATTGCCCCAAATCAGTCGAACCAGTGCTACAAGCTCTTGTAACAGCGAAATACGATGTTTTGGCGCTCACATTTACCCTTCCTTATGTGGCCTCGTCCCTGCTCAGACGCTCTCGAAAGAGCACACTGCTAACAGCTTCCCAACCAACAGAACCAGGGCAAGCACTACGTAACACACCTTCCAATATGTTTCAAGTCAGACAGAACGAGAACCGCGCCCCGCTCGGCACAAACAGACTCCAGAACGGCAAGCTGGGTGAGGAGCCTCCGACCAGACAAGCAAACGCACGTCACTAATTTGGGTGCGACAAGGCGGTGGACAAGCTCAGTGGGGCTCAGGAGCTTTTACTGGGCCAACAGGTGGTGCGCCAGGTCTACCTGCAGCGCAAACACGAACAAACGGCGGACCTGCATCAAGCTTTGCGCAAGCAATGGGCAACTCGCAGCCTCATACTCCGCTCAACCTTGAGTAAGTCATACACACCGATGGGCAGACGTGGGGGAGGAGAGCACACCAGCGGCAGCGCACGCAGCAGCgcaagcagcagcagtgctCCGAATGTCTCCAGGGTCGCGAAGAAACCATGCTAAACATTTGCGATTGCAGAGAGTTTCCTTCGCTGTCTGGTGCTCCCCAGGCACAGCAGAACACCACCGCTCAGCAGATGTGGGCAAACCCTACCCTCCGCACAACCCCGCACACGACCATTCAGCGACCGCAAGGGCAGACACCACAACCGGGACAGTCAGGACAAGCGCCCAACCAACAGCTGCCGAATCAAAATGAAGATTCTCCCCAAGGCCAGTTTGGCGGTGCTGGCGACGACTACCGGTTCGGTGGGCAAGGAGGAGTAGGGCAGCTCTCTGGCAGTGCTCAACCACAGACAGGCAATATCGAAGAATTTCCACCATTGGGGAACAATGCCGCAGGAGAAATTGGGCCGGATCGACGGGCAGGATTGATTCAGAATGCAGCAGCGTTCGGGACAACTCCAGGCACGAGCGCTTTCCCGGGGTTAGGGCAGACACGGAACGGTCTATCCAGTCCGACAGAGAGTCAGGGCAACCGATCGTCAAATGCTACAGTGGGCGGAGGTCTTGCAAGCGCAACATCTCGGACACCGTTTGACGGAATGCGGGCAACGCAAAGCCAGCAAGAGGTGTGTACACCTGTCCACGTGGGAGTAATGTTCGGGCTAACGATGGATAGGGCGGCCAACGGACAGGACAAGCGCCAGGGAATCTTTCTTTCCTCGGCTCTGGTATTCGAAGCGGCGGCGATGCCACACCTGTAGGGCAACGGTCTCAGCAAAGCCATTTTGACTCAGGTTTTGC is part of the Ascochyta rabiei chromosome 21, complete sequence genome and harbors:
- a CDS encoding Transcriptional activator of fatty acid utilization: MASGGEHSFMAQPAQPPAPSPLAPQPSNGASNSPTSQAVPPGHPSFRRQRASRACETCHSRKVRCDAASLGVPCTNCTAFSIECRIPTPKRKKTQTSRAKETDGASEADDNDGRSPASISLEPRDKATVSNSEDGTPANNYSHAYAAQQAAHHGTYVQFMKPKFARAPIKEAGRVAYLGESSNLSLLVHDRYGTTDVVHYPLPENVRGAKARVNEMDNMEIEILHQRGAFLLPPRALCDELVDAFFKWVAPVVPVINRSRFMRQYRDPKNPPSLLLLQAVLLAGSRVCTNPQLMDSSGSTTPAAMTFYKRAKALYDANFEDDRVTIVQALILMGWYWEGPEDVTKNVFYWTRVAIVVAQGSGMHRSVEGSQLSWSDKRLWKRIWWTLYSRDRSVAVALGRPVAIDPEDSDVEMISEDDFIDDEVDRPAEHPPDPVHVQFFINYVKLSEIMGLVLSQQYSVASKYRRANAIDLTHSDMALADWLQHCPPEVQWDRTRHHFWAALLHANYYTTLCLLHRAHMPPAGSPKTTNLDGFGEEHAYPSRNIAYQAAAMITSIIENLRAHDEIRYTPAFIVYSLFSALIMHVYQMKSSNKSIVSATEQRLQICLDALREVSKVWLVAKMVHTLFESILGNKNLEERLQKAAGRNHKKNKPPSVPPPPPKPTQEAPKRKFEEMDFGGFPTINGPPAAQVSYERSRPQTPAVTPSRELPPQPQQMPQMSAGSPQMNRHNHDTFMGPSRSGTRPTTPFNPSYSYPGTPPDLFLITRDTPNISQEVWQNFQPDQLFPADTQVNFPQSSQQHSLVDPALSQPQNMPIQQQPQQQQNNGSMPSQPQQQMQNSINGQFDQSNPQAWAQQMEMMQQNQQQHGEQDDAWSNSSGGRHNPVVPMSLNVDDWFNFFGINGEADMSHLFQNGPS